The Bacteroidota bacterium genomic sequence CTTTTAGGAATGGCTGGTTTTGGATTCTTAGTTGTCATGCTCGATTTTTTAAAAGATTATGAGCAGCTGCATTTCTACGGCTCACGAATTACATTTTTGCTTATCAGCATATTTTTATCTTATGTAGTGTTGAGTGGTAAAATTCTTATTTTCCGTAAACGTGGAAAACAAGGATTGACATACGCAATTGTTACCGGCACATTGTTCGGTTTTTATATTTTTGTCATAAAAAATATAGCCACACTTATAGAAGGCAAGTTTGCGATTGAGTCCCTTTGGGTCGAAGCAGTTTTAATTCTGTTTTTGGCGTTCATCTTTCGACCCGTTGTTGCACGTGTACAAACTCTCGTTGAGCATATGTTTTACCAAGAAATATTCCGTTATCGGCGTAACTTCATACGCTTCACGCGTGAAGCAGTTCATTACACGAATGCAAAAGAATTGACAGAGGCAGCAATACGATTTCTTCGGGAAACAATCTTTGTATCGATATCGGATATCTTGTTGAAAGATGATTCAGAAAGTATATTTCGAAGTGTAATAAATTCGGGTTTTACTTTGCCGATGGATGGATGTATTTCGAATATAATTATTAAAGAACAGAAACCGTATGAAGTCGAAGAAATTTTAGAAACCTGTACAAGCGATGAACGAACGATTCTACAAAACTATCGGGGTGGTTACATTGTAGGACTCAATTCAGAGAAAGCAATGTCGGGACTTCTTCTCATCGGTCCGATGACAACCCGGAAATCATACTCCATGGATGAAGTCGAATTTTTCACTATCTTTGCAAATGAAATATCTATAACGATAGAACGAAATGCGCTAATGGAACAAATACGGGATGAGCAAGCAAAAGCGGCTCAATTGGAACGGCTTGCATCGCTCGGTCGGCTTACGGCAGGTATCGCTCATGATTTACGGAACCCGCTCGGCATTATTTCTCTGTCAGCACAAACTATTCAACGCAATCCCAAAGACGAACAACTTCATCAGAAAATGAGTACGTTCATTGTAGAAGAGAGCAAACGACTGAATAAAAGTGTTGATACTTTTTTACAATATGCTAAACCACATAAACCTGTTTGGGAAAAAGCAAAGCTCGATCAGATCATCGGCGATGCCATTCAGACAATAAATACCAAAGCTGCGGACAGTAATGTTAAAATTAATAAAGAATTTCGTGGAGAGATTCCGGAACTGATCACATCGGTGCAACATTTTAATCGTATGTTGACAAACTTAGGTGCAAATGCTATTGAGGCGATGCCAATAGGCGGTGAGTTAAATTTTAAAGTGATGAATGAAGATAGTTTTATTACCATCGCGGTTTCAGATACCGGAACCGG encodes the following:
- a CDS encoding ATP-binding protein, yielding LACSRRYKMTHSSTRRPFLYLGWGIRNLSIQLKQTRSKKVRFQIVYFLLGMAGFGFLVVMLDFLKDYEQLHFYGSRITFLLISIFLSYVVLSGKILIFRKRGKQGLTYAIVTGTLFGFYIFVIKNIATLIEGKFAIESLWVEAVLILFLAFIFRPVVARVQTLVEHMFYQEIFRYRRNFIRFTREAVHYTNAKELTEAAIRFLRETIFVSISDILLKDDSESIFRSVINSGFTLPMDGCISNIIIKEQKPYEVEEILETCTSDERTILQNYRGGYIVGLNSEKAMSGLLLIGPMTTRKSYSMDEVEFFTIFANEISITIERNALMEQIRDEQAKAAQLERLASLGRLTAGIAHDLRNPLGIISLSAQTIQRNPKDEQLHQKMSTFIVEESKRLNKSVDTFLQYAKPHKPVWEKAKLDQIIGDAIQTINTKAADSNVKINKEFRGEIPELITSVQHFNRMLTNLGANAIEAMPIGGELNFKVMNEDSFITIAVSDTGTGIPEEIQSKIFDPFFTTKSSGTGLGLSIVHSMVESINGEISFTSNKNGTTFYIKLPIDGSRI